Proteins from one Rosa chinensis cultivar Old Blush chromosome 7, RchiOBHm-V2, whole genome shotgun sequence genomic window:
- the LOC112176890 gene encoding putative disease resistance protein RGA1 isoform X2, translating to MLSRREARAHSSNNFIFDYLFFFSYNYNQVITQKMAEALISVLLEQLASVVYQHTNEVVKLVLNADKDVKSFSSKLKAIQAVLEDAEKKQVTEASVGDWLQKLKDVSYEMDDVLDEWNTELLRQQAEEKQEVEGDNALVTKKKFLTQKECTIIEAVELPGDYKVRHLTLTSLPEGPLSFPTSFDNCKNMRTLTLLDSSITTISPGSIMQMKCLRTLNLSGNKTSGSMLNEVPKEIGKLIHLRYMDLSWNHNLKELPDAVCDLYNLQTLDVSWCDKLEKLPKAMGKLINLKHLYVWASDGLRYLPKGIGSLKSLQVLDCFYVCEGDDDEALKLGDLGIMDQLQGSLVIDRLGNKDDASEIDKAQLGKKEHLSHLGVWFLDEEQRKGDEEIVKALQPHQNLESLEIWDCHIGTTESLYWIKSLRNLRRVELYGWKFCEFLPPLGKLPSLEILEIRRMEKVKKAGVEFLGIEGEEEVSGILFPKLKRLAFESMENWEEWAFLSEITIMPRLSELQIERCPKLKALPEFLYKITALRTLAIMGCPILKGEYEKGVGKEWHNISHIPNLTIG from the exons ATGCTTAGTAGAAGAGAGGCCAGAGCACACTCATCCAACAATTTCATATTCGAttatctcttctttttctcttacaATTATAATCAAGTTATAACACAAAAAATGGCTGAGGCACTCATCTCTGTGCTTCTGGAGCAATTAGCTTCAGTAGTATATCAACACACAAATGAAGTGGTGAAACTGGTTTTGAATGCTGACAAAGATGTTAAAAGTTTCAGCAGCAAGCTCAAAGCTATCCAGGCTGTGCTTGAGGATGCAGAGAAGAAACAAGTGACGGAGGCCAGCGTGGGCGACTGGTTGCAGAAGCTCAAAGATGTGTCGTACGAGATGGACGACGTGCTAGATGAGTGGAACACTGAACTTCTCAGACAACAAGCGGAGGAGAAGCAAGAGGTGGAAGGAGATAATGCTCTTGTTACCAAGAAGAAG TTTCTTACCCAAAAAGAATGCACTATTATAGAAGCAGTGGAGCTACCGGGTGATTATAAGGTTCGTCATTTGACTTTAACAAGTTTACCCGAAGGTCCACTTTCATTTCCTACTTCATTTGACAACTGCAAAAATATGCGAACCCTCACACTCCTTGATTCAAGCATTACAACCATAAGCCCCGGTTCAATTATGCAAATGAAATGCCTTAGGACATTGAATTTGAGTGGTAACAAGACATCCGGTAGCATGCTCAATGAAGTTCCAAAGGAGATCGGTAAATTGATTCATTTGAGATATATGGATTTGTCTTGGAATCATAATTTGAAAGAATTACCGGATGCTGTGTGTGATTTATACAATCTACAAACTCTGGACGTTTCGTGGTGTGATAAACTAGAGAAACTACCCAAGGCAATGGGAAAGTTGATTAACTTGAAGCATCTATATGTTTGGGCTTCTGATGGGCTGAGGTACTTACCGAAAGGGATTGGGAGTTTGAAAAGTCTGCAAGTACTAGACTGCTTTTATGTATgtgagggtgatgatgatgaagcaTTGAAATTAGGAGATCTCGGAATCATGGACCAGCTTCAGGGGAGCCTTGTGATAGATCGATTGGGGAATAAGGATGATGCGAGTGAGATTGACAAAGCACAGTTGGGGAAGAAGGAGCACCTCTCTCATTTGGGAGTATGGTTCTTGGATGAAGAGCAGAGAAAAGGCGATGAAGAAATAGTGAAAGCATTGCAACCACATCAAAATTTGGAATCTTTAGAGATTTGGGATTGCCACATTGGCACCACCGAGTCTCTCTATTGGATCAAGTCTTTACGCAATTTGAGAAGAGTTGAGCTCTATGGCTGGAAATTTTGTGAATTTTTGCCTCCTCTTGGAAAATTGCCATCGCTTGAAATTCTGGAGATAAGGAGGATGGAGAAAGTGAAAAAGGCGGGAGTTGAATTTCTGGGaatagaaggagaagaagaagtctcAGGAATTCTATTCCCCAAATTGAAACGTCTTGCGTTCGAATCGATGGAGAACTGGGAAGAGTGGGCCTTTCTTTCTGAAATCACAATAATGCCACGCCTTTCTGAGTTGCAAATTGAGCGTTGCCCAAAGCTAAAAGCACTGCCAGAGTTCCTGTACAAGATAACAGCACTGCGTACTCTGGCGATCATGGGTTGTCCAATTCTGAAAGGAGAATACGAAAAAGGCGTGGGGAAGGAGTGGCACAACATTTCTCACATCCCAAACCTCACAATTGGATGA
- the LOC112178155 gene encoding uncharacterized protein LOC112178155 has protein sequence MIFMRHHLHQGLKDEYLTVKDPLELWTGLADRITSQMNLCGETVTQAMMLEKTFSTLHASNMVLQQQYRERGFTKYSDLISCLLVAEQNNELLMNNHQSRPTGSQPFPEANATFTSRYGNRRGGRHGKACNHGHRRGQGRKNGQARGGYNQQLGPRNNAKITKGNGQMIKPHKNEDSVCIRCGGKGHWARTCRAEDHLAALYKASLKKKHVETNYIDHSDPWDSSEPIDITPLDVSDFFANNGSNFDDMTSGGILDDH, from the exons ATGATTTTTATGCGCCACCATCTCCATCAGGGATTGAAGGACGAGTACTTAACTGTCAAAGACCCACTTGAGCTATGGACAGGTTTGGCAGATAG GATCACCTCCCAAATGAATCTTTGTGGAGAAACTGTAACTCAGGCCATGATGCTTGAAAAGACCTTCTCCACCCTTCATGCCTCAAATATGGTCTTACAACAGCAATACAGAGAAAGAGGATTCACCAAATATTCTGATCTCATCTCTTGTCTTCTGGTGGCTGAGCAAAACAATGAGCTCTTAATGAATAACCATCAATCTCGCCCTACAGGATCACAACCATTCCCTGAAGCGAATGCTACTTTTACTAGTCGTTATGGCAATAGACGTGGTGGAAGGCATGGCAAAGCCTGTAACCATGGTCATAGACGTGGTCAGGGTCGAAAAAATGGCCAAGCTCGTGGGGGCTACAACCAGCAGTTGGGCCCAAGGAACAATGCCAAGATTACTAAAGGAAATGGTCAGATGATCAAACCTCATAAAAATGAAGACAGTGTTTGTATTAGATGTGGTGGTAAAGGCCATTGGGCTCGCACCTGTCGTGCAGAAGACCATTTGGCGGCCCTCTACAAAGCTTCCttgaaaaagaaacatgtgGAGACAAACTACATTGACCACTCTGACCCTTGGGATTCATCTGAGCCTATAGACATTACTCCGCTCGATGTCTCAGATTTTTTTGCGAACAATGGAAGCAATTTTGATGATATGACCAGTGGTGGAATTCTTGACGACCACTAG
- the LOC112176897 gene encoding disease resistance RPP13-like protein 4 produces MALDVAELLWSKFLKSLAELDSESNSGSITISVFKSSIKALVSDFEAIKDVVNERDIMPEPYSYSETINLLYKLNDALADCRVFTHECMELNNVISRFNFRRFTFVAKVKSRLTKIKQELEHLPQQQIGNPRAKTEFTGSGPKVPSAKVFRFDEQLREINEGLLQAGGSSSSSAGELRAIGVVGIAGVGKTTLVQKVLESKEVKQKFNHVLWLPFSLSEEEEQYSKFSFETCIFDSDGQIIEARIVGLDKLLERLSRQLLSDKCYLIVLDDVCHRHINIMERLCSGLPKHNGGVVIVTTRLEEVAQKLGKQHRLHLVHVKPLDKEICGHIFEEQAYSIRKSSNFSGDEATRKMEELKDQCHGLPLVAKTIANAFAVGFGGDGSEQRGGDHGEEVGIFEELVEDDQGSRIADLIHHVQESS; encoded by the coding sequence ATGGCATTAGATGTTGCTGAATTGCTGTGGAGCAAGTTCTTGAAGTCTCTGGCAGAGCTAGACTCTGAATCTAATTCAGGTTCTATTACCATCTCTGTCttcaaatcatcaataaaagctcTCGTGTCTGATTTCGAAGCAATCAAAGATGTTGTGAATGAGAGAGACATAATGCCGGAACCTTATTCCTACTCTGAAACTATCAATCTGCTCTACAAACTCAACGATGCATTGGCTGACTGCCGAGTCTTCACACACGAGTGTATGGAGCTTAATAATGTGATCTCACGCTTCAACTTTCGAAGATTTACTTTTGTCGCAAAGGTAAAGAGTCGGTTGACCAAAATAAAGCAGGAGCTTGAGCACTTGCCGCAACAACAAATTGGCAATCCTCGGGCAAAGACCGAGTTCACCGGATCCGGACCTAAAGTACCTTCAGCCAAAGTTTTCAGATTTGATGAGCAATTAAGGGAGATTAATGAGGGGTTGCTACAAGCAGGGGGTTCCAGTTCTAGCAGTGCTGGTGAACTGAGGGCAATTGGGGTAGTTGGAATTGCTGGAGTGGGTAAGACCACCCTGGTTCAGAAGGTTTTGGAGAGCAAGGAAGTGAAGCAGAAGTTTAATCATGTACTTTGGTTACCCTTTTCGTTGagtgaggaagaagaacaaTATAGTAAGTTCAGCTTTGAAACATGTATCTTTGATAGTGATGGCCAAATCATAGAGGCAAGGATTGTTGGCCTTGATAAGCTCCTGGAAAGGCTAAGCCGGCAGCTGTTATCGGATAAATGCTATTTGATTGTGTTGGATGATGTGTGTCATCGGCACATTAACATTATGGAACGCTTATGCAGCGGATTGCCCAAGCATAATGGTGGTGTTGTCATTGTCACTACTAGATTGGAGGAAGTGGCTCAAAAGCTGGGGAAACAACATAGATTGCATCTGGTTCATGTTAAGCCTCTTGACAAAGAGATTTGCGGGCATATATTTGAGGAGCAGGCTTATTCCATTAGAAAAAGTTCAAACTTCTCAGGTGATGAAGCTACGAGAAAGATGGAGGAACTCAAGGATCAGTGCCATGGTCTACCGTTGGTTGCGAAGACGATAGCAAATGCTTTTGCAGTGGGATTTGGAGGCGACGGATCTGAACAGAGAGGTGGTGATCACGGGGAGGAAGTAGGAATTTTTGAAGAATTAGTTGAAGACGACCAGGGTTCAAGAATTGCTGACCTGATCCATCATGTTCAAGAATCTTCTTGA
- the LOC112176898 gene encoding elongation factor 1-gamma isoform X1 yields MVKDFEMGLSNKTPEFLKMNPIGKVPVLETPDGPVFESNAIARYVTHLKADNPLYGSSLIEYALVEQWIDFATLEIDANILRWFIPRIGFAVYLPPASGTCMIQRVTLFGFAITNTMMHEKTVSFVTLNKVGGFLQRMDLARRYAFGKMLVIGSDPPFKGKGLWLFRGQEVPQFIIDECYDMELYDWHKVDITDEDQKEHVNQMIEVQEPFEGEALLDAKCFK; encoded by the exons ATGGTGAAGGATTTCGAGATGGGTTTGTCGAACAAGACTCCCGAGTTTCTCAAAATGAATCCCATTGGGAAG GTTCCTGTGTTGGAAACGCCGGACGGTCCTGTTTTTGAGAGCAATGCCATTGCGCGATATG TTACTCATTTGAAGGCGGACAATCCCCTTTACGGTTCTTCCTTGATTGAATAT GCCCTTGTGGAGCAATGGATTGATTTTGCAACATTAGAGATTGATGCCAATATTTTGCGTTGGTTCATACCGCGTATCGGTTTTGCAGTCTACCTTCCTCCG GCTTCTGGGACATGTATGATCCAGAGGGTTACTCTCTTTGGTTTTGCGATTACAAATACAATGATGCATGAGAAAACAGTCTCATTCGTGACTTTAAACAAGGTGGGCGGCTTTCTGCAGCGGATGGATTTGGCTCGTAGATATGCGTTTGGGAAGATGTTGGTGATTGGATCTGATCCTCCTTtcaaggggaagggcttgtggcTGTTCCGTGGGCAAGAGGTTCCCCAGTTCATAATTGATGAATGTTATGATATGGAACTGTATGATTGGCATAAGGTTGATATCACTGATGAGGATCAAAAGGAGCACGTGAACCAGATGATTGAAGTTCAGGAGCCTTTTGAGGGGGAGGCCTTGTTGGATGCCAAATGCTTCAAATGA
- the LOC112176898 gene encoding elongation factor 1-gamma isoform X2, with protein sequence MVKDFEMGLSNKTPEFLKMNPIGKVPVLETPDGPVFESNAIARYVTHLKADNPLYGSSLIEYASGTCMIQRVTLFGFAITNTMMHEKTVSFVTLNKVGGFLQRMDLARRYAFGKMLVIGSDPPFKGKGLWLFRGQEVPQFIIDECYDMELYDWHKVDITDEDQKEHVNQMIEVQEPFEGEALLDAKCFK encoded by the exons ATGGTGAAGGATTTCGAGATGGGTTTGTCGAACAAGACTCCCGAGTTTCTCAAAATGAATCCCATTGGGAAG GTTCCTGTGTTGGAAACGCCGGACGGTCCTGTTTTTGAGAGCAATGCCATTGCGCGATATG TTACTCATTTGAAGGCGGACAATCCCCTTTACGGTTCTTCCTTGATTGAATAT GCTTCTGGGACATGTATGATCCAGAGGGTTACTCTCTTTGGTTTTGCGATTACAAATACAATGATGCATGAGAAAACAGTCTCATTCGTGACTTTAAACAAGGTGGGCGGCTTTCTGCAGCGGATGGATTTGGCTCGTAGATATGCGTTTGGGAAGATGTTGGTGATTGGATCTGATCCTCCTTtcaaggggaagggcttgtggcTGTTCCGTGGGCAAGAGGTTCCCCAGTTCATAATTGATGAATGTTATGATATGGAACTGTATGATTGGCATAAGGTTGATATCACTGATGAGGATCAAAAGGAGCACGTGAACCAGATGATTGAAGTTCAGGAGCCTTTTGAGGGGGAGGCCTTGTTGGATGCCAAATGCTTCAAATGA
- the LOC112176890 gene encoding putative disease resistance protein RGA3 isoform X1 has protein sequence MLSRREARAHSSNNFIFDYLFFFSYNYNQVITQKMAEALISVLLEQLASVVYQHTNEVVKLVLNADKDVKSFSSKLKAIQAVLEDAEKKQVTEASVGDWLQKLKDVSYEMDDVLDEWNTELLRQQAEEKQEVEGDNALVTKKKVRFPMSSGCFCFGQVNEVIHHHNIARRIKELNEKLTSIAGERDLSGFHQSTIGGHDEQFTQRQKTSSFVDISMIFGREEEKKNLLSKLLRESNKDGGRVLVIPIVGMGGMGKTTLTQLVYNHENVTAHFDKKVWVCVSDPFDEIKIAKAIIENLDGPQSSSNDLQNLLRCIKTLVENKKLLIVLDDVWTEDKTKWENLKLQVIMQSCAQGSIILVTTRKEEVAKMMRATSNMIHLDKLSDMDCLALFNSFAFLDREEDEANSFGAIGEEIVKKCKGLPLAAKTLGSLVWYKKTREEWRDVLNSKIWELEEVEQQVFRPLLLSYFDLAPAVKMCLLYCVIFPKDYELQKDNLIDLWMSQDYLNSKGKKEKRRIGQNYFDSLSMRSFFQDFKKDNMGNVYGCKMHDIVHDFVQFLTQKECTIIEAVELPGDYKVRHLTLTSLPEGPLSFPTSFDNCKNMRTLTLLDSSITTISPGSIMQMKCLRTLNLSGNKTSGSMLNEVPKEIGKLIHLRYMDLSWNHNLKELPDAVCDLYNLQTLDVSWCDKLEKLPKAMGKLINLKHLYVWASDGLRYLPKGIGSLKSLQVLDCFYVCEGDDDEALKLGDLGIMDQLQGSLVIDRLGNKDDASEIDKAQLGKKEHLSHLGVWFLDEEQRKGDEEIVKALQPHQNLESLEIWDCHIGTTESLYWIKSLRNLRRVELYGWKFCEFLPPLGKLPSLEILEIRRMEKVKKAGVEFLGIEGEEEVSGILFPKLKRLAFESMENWEEWAFLSEITIMPRLSELQIERCPKLKALPEFLYKITALRTLAIMGCPILKGEYEKGVGKEWHNISHIPNLTIG, from the coding sequence ATGCTTAGTAGAAGAGAGGCCAGAGCACACTCATCCAACAATTTCATATTCGAttatctcttctttttctcttacaATTATAATCAAGTTATAACACAAAAAATGGCTGAGGCACTCATCTCTGTGCTTCTGGAGCAATTAGCTTCAGTAGTATATCAACACACAAATGAAGTGGTGAAACTGGTTTTGAATGCTGACAAAGATGTTAAAAGTTTCAGCAGCAAGCTCAAAGCTATCCAGGCTGTGCTTGAGGATGCAGAGAAGAAACAAGTGACGGAGGCCAGCGTGGGCGACTGGTTGCAGAAGCTCAAAGATGTGTCGTACGAGATGGACGACGTGCTAGATGAGTGGAACACTGAACTTCTCAGACAACAAGCGGAGGAGAAGCAAGAGGTGGAAGGAGATAATGCTCTTGTTACCAAGAAGAAGGTACGTTTTCCCATGTCCTCcggttgcttttgttttggtcaAGTCAATGAGGTCATTCATCATCATAACATAGCTAGAAGGATAAAGGAACTGAATGAGAAGTTAACTTCGATTGCTGGTGAAAGAGATTTGTCTGGCTTTCATCAATCCACAATAGGCGGCCATGATGAGCAGTTTACTCAACGACAgaagacttcatcttttgtCGATATATCTATGATATTTGgccgagaagaagaaaaaaagaatttgtTGAGCAAGTTGTTGAGAGAGAGTAACAAGGATGGGGGGAGGGTCCTTGTCATCCCTATTGTAGGGATGGGTGGGATGGGGAAAACAACTCTCACCCAGTTAGTCTATAACCATGAAAATGTTACGGCCCATTTTGATAAGAAAGTTTGGGTTTGTGTCTCGGATCCTTTTGATGAGATTAAGATTGCTAAAGCGATCATTGAAAATCTAGATGGACCCCAAAGCAGTTCCAATGACTTGCAAAATTTACTGCGATGTATCAAGACACTTGTTGAGAACAAGAAGTTACTCATTGTTCTAGATGATGTGTGGACCGAAGACAAAACTAAGTGGGAAAATTTGAAACTACAAGTGATAATGCAAAGTTGTGCTCAGGGCAGTATAATATTGGTGACCACACGAAAAGAAGAGGTTGCTAAAATGATGAGAGCAACCAGCAACATGATCCATTTGGACAAGTTGAGCGATATGGATTGTCTCGCATTGTTCAATAGCTTTGCATTTTTGGATAGGGAAGAAGATGAGGCTAACTCGTTTGGAGCTATTGGTGAGGAAATTGTGAAAAAGTGTAAAGGTTTGCCTCTTGCTGCAAAGACTTTAGGCAGTCTAGTGTGGTATAAGAAAACAAGAGAGGAATGGCGGGATGTTCTGAATAGTAAGATATGGGAACTAGAAGAAGTTGAGCAACAAGTTTTCCGACCACTATTACTAAGTTATTTTGATTTGGCTCCTGCAGTCAAAATGTGTCTTTTGTATTGTGTAATATTTCCTAAAGATTATGAGTTACAAAAAGATAATTTGATTGATCTTTGGATGTCACAAGATTATCTTAATTCaaaggggaaaaaagaaaagagaagaataggTCAAAATTATTTTGACAGTCTATCAATGCGGTCTTTCTTTCAAGATTTTAAAAAAGATAATATGGGAAATGTTTATGGGTGCAAAATGCATGATATAGTGCATGACTTTGTGCAGTTTCTTACCCAAAAAGAATGCACTATTATAGAAGCAGTGGAGCTACCGGGTGATTATAAGGTTCGTCATTTGACTTTAACAAGTTTACCCGAAGGTCCACTTTCATTTCCTACTTCATTTGACAACTGCAAAAATATGCGAACCCTCACACTCCTTGATTCAAGCATTACAACCATAAGCCCCGGTTCAATTATGCAAATGAAATGCCTTAGGACATTGAATTTGAGTGGTAACAAGACATCCGGTAGCATGCTCAATGAAGTTCCAAAGGAGATCGGTAAATTGATTCATTTGAGATATATGGATTTGTCTTGGAATCATAATTTGAAAGAATTACCGGATGCTGTGTGTGATTTATACAATCTACAAACTCTGGACGTTTCGTGGTGTGATAAACTAGAGAAACTACCCAAGGCAATGGGAAAGTTGATTAACTTGAAGCATCTATATGTTTGGGCTTCTGATGGGCTGAGGTACTTACCGAAAGGGATTGGGAGTTTGAAAAGTCTGCAAGTACTAGACTGCTTTTATGTATgtgagggtgatgatgatgaagcaTTGAAATTAGGAGATCTCGGAATCATGGACCAGCTTCAGGGGAGCCTTGTGATAGATCGATTGGGGAATAAGGATGATGCGAGTGAGATTGACAAAGCACAGTTGGGGAAGAAGGAGCACCTCTCTCATTTGGGAGTATGGTTCTTGGATGAAGAGCAGAGAAAAGGCGATGAAGAAATAGTGAAAGCATTGCAACCACATCAAAATTTGGAATCTTTAGAGATTTGGGATTGCCACATTGGCACCACCGAGTCTCTCTATTGGATCAAGTCTTTACGCAATTTGAGAAGAGTTGAGCTCTATGGCTGGAAATTTTGTGAATTTTTGCCTCCTCTTGGAAAATTGCCATCGCTTGAAATTCTGGAGATAAGGAGGATGGAGAAAGTGAAAAAGGCGGGAGTTGAATTTCTGGGaatagaaggagaagaagaagtctcAGGAATTCTATTCCCCAAATTGAAACGTCTTGCGTTCGAATCGATGGAGAACTGGGAAGAGTGGGCCTTTCTTTCTGAAATCACAATAATGCCACGCCTTTCTGAGTTGCAAATTGAGCGTTGCCCAAAGCTAAAAGCACTGCCAGAGTTCCTGTACAAGATAACAGCACTGCGTACTCTGGCGATCATGGGTTGTCCAATTCTGAAAGGAGAATACGAAAAAGGCGTGGGGAAGGAGTGGCACAACATTTCTCACATCCCAAACCTCACAATTGGATGA